Proteins from a single region of Aquipuribacter sp. SD81:
- a CDS encoding LacI family DNA-binding transcriptional regulator has product MTTDVPRARGDRAAQGPTLETVAALAGVSRQTVSNALHRPDRLAPATRDKVMAAVRETGYRPSLAARQLATRRAHAIAVRADQPQDGISGLVLDAFFHGLAEAGQRHGYRVVLYAQQPDEAAELALVDDVIAGGAADAVVLTATNVHDSRPAGLAASGVTFCAFGRPWGVDEPPHDWVDVDGALGTAAATEHAVARGARRVGFLGWPDDAATGRDRREGWARTVAERALGEPVEVTCENDTDAAERCTTALLARDAGLDALVCASDTLALGAHRAAQAAGRRLLVVGFDATPVAAALGLPSVAQPVREAAHTCLELLLPRLRGEDPPPRGVLLAPTLAVPRGGPAGGW; this is encoded by the coding sequence ATGACGACGGACGTGCCCCGCGCCCGCGGTGACCGCGCCGCCCAGGGACCCACGCTGGAGACCGTCGCCGCCCTCGCGGGCGTGTCGCGCCAGACCGTCTCCAACGCCCTGCACCGGCCGGACCGGCTCGCGCCCGCCACGCGGGACAAGGTGATGGCCGCCGTGCGCGAGACCGGCTACCGGCCCTCGCTGGCGGCCCGGCAGCTCGCGACGAGGCGGGCGCACGCGATCGCGGTGCGCGCCGACCAGCCGCAGGACGGCATCTCGGGCCTCGTGCTCGACGCGTTCTTCCACGGCCTCGCCGAGGCCGGGCAGCGCCACGGCTACCGCGTCGTGCTGTACGCGCAGCAGCCGGACGAGGCGGCGGAGCTCGCGCTCGTCGACGACGTCATCGCCGGCGGCGCCGCGGACGCCGTCGTGCTGACCGCGACCAACGTCCACGACTCCCGGCCGGCGGGCCTCGCCGCCTCGGGCGTGACGTTCTGCGCGTTCGGGCGACCGTGGGGCGTCGACGAGCCGCCGCACGACTGGGTCGACGTCGACGGCGCGCTCGGCACGGCGGCAGCCACGGAGCACGCCGTCGCCCGCGGTGCCCGTCGCGTCGGCTTCCTCGGCTGGCCCGACGACGCCGCGACCGGGCGCGACCGGCGCGAGGGGTGGGCGCGGACCGTGGCGGAGCGCGCGCTCGGCGAACCGGTCGAGGTGACCTGCGAGAACGACACGGACGCCGCCGAGCGCTGCACCACCGCCCTGCTCGCCCGCGACGCCGGGCTGGACGCCCTCGTCTGCGCGAGCGACACCCTGGCCCTCGGCGCGCACCGCGCGGCCCAGGCCGCCGGGCGGCGCCTGCTCGTCGTCGGCTTCGACGCCACGCCCGTCGCGGCGGCGCTGGGGCTGCCGAGCGTCGCGCAGCCCGTGCGCGAGGCCGCCCACACGTGCCTGGAGCTCCTCCTGCCCCGGCTGCGCGGGGAGGACCCGCCCCCGCGCGGGGTCCTGCTCGCCCCGACGCTCGCGGTGCCCCGCGGCGGCCCCGCCGGGGGGTGGTGA
- a CDS encoding glycogen debranching N-terminal domain-containing protein, with protein sequence MGQVHAVDGDGTTGDRTTATSTGSPATGTALRQPWLHDLVLVLAAPTQAWSGADGQVRRGGVQGVLHADRRMLARCVLTVGGEEPAPVGHHGDGGDAHVFLGVARGLGDPGPDPTVRVERRREVEPGLLREQVALVSTATSAVECDVELRVAVDLTPLDDVKAGRSGTATPPTEVGPELVWRDGAVRVGLRAHGAEARVEHDGPEPVVVVRWRVQVAPGGTVARELLVSLADDHAVVVSPARPATWAAPELRSADRRLAPVVEQAVADLRLLRLATADARDEEFLAAGAPWFLTLFGRDSLWAARMLLPLGTELAASTLRVLARRQGRGVDPDTAEEPGKILHEVRGQAFHLAAEAHVVGSADRSLPPVYYGTIDATPLWALTLHDAHRWGLGDDEVAPLLPALEGALTWLVEHGDADGDHLLEYVDTSGHGLSNQGWKDSGDAVRRVDGSLAHPPVALCEVQGYAYAAALRGADLLERFGRGGTDRYREWAGRLRAEFARRFWVEDAVGPFPAIALDGDKRPVVSLTSNVGHLLGTGLLDADGVDAVARRLVAPDMLSGFGIRTMSSAAAGYSPTGYHVGSVWPHDTAICLAGLAAEGRAEVAPVAEALLASLHAFDGRPPELFAGDARSAHPVPVPYPAACRPQAWSAAAAVTLLSSVLGLSVDVPAGHVSASPVAPWPLGATVVEGLRAGGDPLAVAVDDAGAAEVTWR encoded by the coding sequence GTGGGCCAGGTGCACGCCGTCGACGGGGACGGCACGACGGGGGACAGGACGACGGCGACGTCGACGGGGTCGCCTGCGACCGGGACAGCGCTCCGCCAGCCGTGGCTGCACGACCTCGTCCTCGTGCTCGCGGCGCCGACCCAGGCGTGGTCCGGCGCCGACGGGCAGGTCCGCCGCGGCGGCGTGCAGGGTGTGCTGCACGCCGACCGCCGCATGCTCGCCCGCTGCGTCCTGACCGTCGGCGGCGAGGAGCCCGCACCCGTCGGGCACCACGGTGACGGCGGGGACGCGCACGTCTTCCTCGGCGTCGCCCGGGGTCTCGGCGACCCGGGCCCCGACCCCACCGTGCGGGTCGAGCGCCGGCGCGAGGTCGAGCCGGGGCTCCTCCGTGAGCAGGTCGCGCTCGTCTCGACCGCCACGAGCGCCGTCGAGTGCGACGTCGAGCTGCGGGTCGCGGTCGACCTCACCCCCCTCGACGACGTCAAGGCCGGTCGCAGCGGCACCGCGACGCCGCCCACCGAGGTCGGCCCGGAGCTCGTGTGGCGCGACGGCGCCGTGCGGGTCGGGCTGCGCGCGCACGGCGCGGAGGCGCGGGTCGAGCACGACGGGCCCGAGCCGGTCGTCGTGGTCCGCTGGCGCGTGCAGGTCGCGCCGGGCGGGACGGTGGCGCGCGAGCTCCTCGTCTCGCTCGCCGACGACCACGCGGTCGTCGTGAGCCCGGCGCGGCCGGCCACCTGGGCGGCCCCGGAGCTGCGCAGCGCGGACCGGCGGCTCGCGCCCGTCGTCGAGCAGGCCGTCGCCGACCTGCGGCTGCTGCGCCTGGCGACCGCGGACGCCCGCGACGAGGAGTTCCTCGCCGCGGGCGCGCCGTGGTTCCTCACGCTCTTCGGTCGTGACTCCCTGTGGGCGGCGCGCATGCTGCTGCCGCTCGGCACCGAGCTGGCCGCCTCGACCCTGCGGGTGCTCGCCCGCCGGCAGGGCCGCGGCGTCGACCCCGACACGGCCGAGGAGCCCGGCAAGATCCTCCACGAGGTGCGCGGCCAGGCCTTCCACCTCGCGGCCGAGGCGCACGTCGTCGGCTCGGCCGACCGGTCCCTGCCGCCGGTCTACTACGGCACGATCGACGCGACCCCGCTGTGGGCGCTCACCCTCCACGACGCGCACCGCTGGGGTCTGGGCGACGACGAGGTCGCGCCGCTGCTGCCGGCGCTGGAGGGCGCGCTTACCTGGCTCGTGGAGCACGGCGACGCCGACGGCGACCACCTGCTGGAGTACGTCGACACGTCCGGGCACGGCCTCTCGAACCAGGGGTGGAAGGACTCCGGGGACGCCGTCCGCCGGGTCGACGGCTCGCTCGCGCACCCGCCCGTCGCGCTGTGCGAGGTCCAGGGCTACGCCTACGCCGCCGCGCTGCGCGGCGCGGACCTGCTCGAGCGCTTCGGCCGTGGCGGCACCGACCGCTACCGCGAGTGGGCCGGACGGCTGCGCGCAGAGTTCGCGCGGCGGTTCTGGGTCGAGGACGCGGTCGGGCCGTTCCCCGCCATCGCCCTCGACGGCGACAAGCGGCCGGTCGTGTCGCTCACGAGCAACGTCGGCCACCTGCTCGGGACCGGCCTGCTCGACGCCGACGGCGTCGACGCCGTGGCGCGCCGCCTGGTCGCACCGGACATGCTGAGCGGCTTCGGCATCCGCACCATGTCGAGCGCGGCGGCCGGGTACAGCCCCACCGGGTACCACGTGGGGTCGGTGTGGCCGCACGACACCGCGATCTGCCTCGCGGGCCTCGCGGCGGAGGGCCGTGCGGAGGTGGCGCCGGTCGCCGAGGCGCTGCTCGCGTCGCTGCACGCCTTCGACGGCCGTCCGCCGGAGCTGTTCGCGGGCGACGCGCGCTCGGCCCACCCTGTGCCGGTCCCCTACCCCGCGGCGTGCCGGCCCCAGGCGTGGTCCGCGGCCGCGGCGGTGACGCTGCTGTCCTCGGTGCTCGGCCTGTCCGTCGACGTCCCCGCCGGGCACGTGTCGGCCTCGCCGGTCGCGCCGTGGCCGCTCGGCGCCACGGTCGTCGAGGGCCTGCGCGCGGGCGGCGACCCGCTCGCGGTGGCCGTCGACGACGCGGGCGCGGCGGAGGTCACCTGGCGCTGA
- a CDS encoding carbohydrate ABC transporter permease, which produces MSVVAGRNAEEATGRVEGGTRPGRRTARSRVALLLGYAVLILFSLIYLYPFVIQLVTGFKTDADAVANPLALVPSPFTTEAFAELRRADFPLWALNSTVVAVLVTAGRVFFNSLAGYALARIRFKGRDAVFTAVLAVLAVPGVILLIPKFLVLNQLGIYDTYTALVVPLLVDAAGVFIMKQFFESIPVSVEEAARIDGASTFRIFWSVVLPMARPALITVTILSFQGSWNELPHFIVASRDPDLYTLTKGVANLTSGQLGSGQQYPVTMLAALLMTIPVAVVFIVFQRYFVRGGTAGAEKG; this is translated from the coding sequence ATGAGCGTCGTCGCCGGCCGCAACGCGGAGGAGGCCACGGGCCGTGTCGAGGGGGGCACCCGCCCCGGACGGCGGACGGCGCGCAGCCGCGTCGCCCTCCTGCTCGGCTACGCCGTCCTCATCCTGTTCTCGCTCATCTACCTGTACCCGTTCGTCATCCAGCTCGTCACGGGCTTCAAGACGGACGCCGACGCCGTCGCCAACCCGCTGGCGCTCGTGCCGTCGCCGTTCACGACGGAGGCCTTCGCCGAGCTGCGACGCGCCGACTTCCCGCTGTGGGCGCTCAACTCCACGGTCGTGGCGGTCCTGGTGACGGCGGGGCGGGTGTTCTTCAACTCCCTCGCCGGCTACGCGCTCGCCCGCATCAGGTTCAAGGGCCGCGACGCCGTCTTCACCGCGGTCCTCGCCGTGCTCGCGGTGCCCGGCGTCATCCTGCTGATCCCGAAGTTCCTCGTGCTCAATCAGCTCGGGATCTACGACACCTACACCGCGCTCGTCGTCCCGCTGCTCGTCGACGCCGCCGGCGTCTTCATCATGAAGCAGTTCTTCGAGTCCATCCCGGTCTCGGTCGAGGAGGCCGCGCGCATCGACGGCGCGAGCACCTTCCGGATCTTCTGGTCGGTGGTCCTGCCGATGGCGCGCCCGGCGCTCATCACGGTCACGATCCTGTCCTTCCAGGGGTCGTGGAACGAGCTGCCGCACTTCATCGTCGCCAGCCGCGACCCGGACCTGTACACCCTGACGAAGGGCGTCGCGAACCTCACGAGCGGGCAGCTGGGATCCGGTCAGCAGTACCCGGTGACCATGCTGGCAGCGCTGCTCATGACGATCCCCGTGGCGGTCGTCTTCATCGTCTTCCAGCGCTACTTCGTCCGCGGCGGGACGGCGGGGGCGGAGAAGGGCTGA
- a CDS encoding ABC transporter permease — protein sequence MRTTDLVRSAVANTFRSRLRTTLTVLALFVGAFTLTLTTALGAGVTDYVTRQVDSLGADDVLVVTAAAQDTSDGPAAYDPDTSTPTGGQAASPLPGAGAGGSLTEAALDELAQVDGLSDIEPVRSTAVDYVRPVDGGDDQRYQLSIAPTASIARADLAAGAQLDTDGDARQVLLPEEYVEPLGFADAEDAVGETVVLAVTDVLGEQHEVEAELVGVTNPSLLGGGGGASTALVDELAGLQAAGVDQRPLYAVATARFDASLDDDAVQAIKDDVAELDMSAQTVSDQLGLVTTVIAGITGVLNAFAVVALVAAAFGIVNTLLMSVQERTREIGLMKALGMSNGRVFGLFSLEAAFLGLLGSVLGVVVAVGVGTGLSSALAAGPLASLGGLDVLLFRPESLLGVVALIVGIAFVAGTLPARRAARQQPIDALRYE from the coding sequence GTGAGGACCACCGACCTCGTCCGCTCGGCCGTCGCCAACACGTTCCGCAGCCGGCTGCGCACCACGCTCACGGTGCTCGCGCTGTTCGTGGGCGCCTTCACCCTCACCCTCACGACCGCGCTGGGCGCGGGCGTCACCGACTACGTGACCCGGCAGGTGGACTCCCTCGGCGCCGACGACGTCCTCGTCGTGACCGCGGCGGCGCAGGACACGTCCGACGGCCCGGCCGCCTACGACCCCGACACGTCCACTCCCACGGGCGGGCAGGCGGCCTCGCCGTTGCCGGGCGCCGGGGCCGGCGGCTCGCTCACCGAGGCGGCGCTCGACGAGCTCGCCCAGGTCGACGGACTGTCGGACATCGAGCCCGTCCGGTCCACCGCCGTCGACTACGTGCGGCCCGTGGACGGCGGCGACGACCAGCGCTACCAGCTGAGCATCGCCCCGACGGCGTCCATCGCCCGCGCCGACCTGGCCGCGGGCGCTCAGCTCGACACCGACGGCGACGCCCGCCAGGTGCTGCTGCCCGAGGAGTACGTCGAGCCGCTCGGCTTCGCCGACGCGGAGGACGCGGTGGGCGAGACGGTCGTGCTCGCCGTCACCGACGTGCTCGGCGAGCAGCACGAGGTGGAGGCCGAGCTCGTGGGCGTCACGAACCCGAGCCTGCTCGGCGGGGGCGGCGGCGCGAGCACGGCGCTCGTCGACGAGCTCGCAGGGCTGCAGGCGGCCGGGGTCGACCAGCGACCGCTGTACGCGGTGGCGACGGCCCGCTTCGACGCCTCGCTCGACGACGACGCCGTCCAGGCCATCAAGGACGACGTCGCGGAGCTCGACATGAGCGCGCAGACGGTGTCCGACCAGCTCGGCCTCGTCACGACCGTCATCGCGGGCATCACCGGGGTGCTCAACGCCTTCGCGGTCGTCGCGCTCGTCGCTGCTGCGTTCGGCATCGTCAACACGCTGCTCATGAGCGTGCAGGAGCGGACGCGCGAGATCGGCCTCATGAAGGCGCTCGGCATGAGCAACGGCCGTGTCTTCGGTCTGTTCAGCCTCGAGGCGGCGTTCCTCGGCCTGCTCGGCAGCGTGCTCGGCGTGGTCGTCGCCGTGGGCGTCGGCACCGGCCTCAGCTCGGCCCTCGCGGCGGGTCCGCTCGCGTCCCTCGGCGGTCTCGACGTGCTGCTGTTCCGGCCGGAGTCGCTGCTCGGGGTGGTCGCACTGATCGTCGGGATCGCGTTCGTCGCCGGTACGCTCCCGGCTCGACGCGCGGCCCGGCAGCAGCCGATCGACGCGCTGCGGTACGAGTGA
- a CDS encoding sugar ABC transporter substrate-binding protein yields MSPTLTRAARPRRVAYLALAVAGVTALAACGGSGFEDDPAAEGGDDAGGGASAPAGEAAGEVEGAELQVLIASSGEAETQAVTEAAQAWADENGATVEVLPAQDITQELSQGFAAGDPPDLFYVDAGAFGDYAANGNLYPYAEQLADNEDFYPSLRQAFTYEGTQYCAPKDFSTLALQINTAAWEAAGLTDEDIPSTWEELQAVAEQLTTDDQAGLVIGQGRDRAGAFLVQNGGWWLDPETGEVTATSEANVEALQYVQGLLESGVAVLPAEVDSGWGGEAFGTERAAMTMEGNWIRGAMSNDYPDVEYTVVELPEGPAGKGTLQFTQCWGIAAESPDQAAAVSLVEHLTSPEQQIAFAEAFGVMPSRQAAEEEYVAAFPDDAPFIAGGEYGQGPVNQPGLQPALADLDSQLAQLETTAPEQILESFQTNAEAALQQ; encoded by the coding sequence ATGAGTCCCACCCTGACCCGTGCGGCGCGACCGCGCCGCGTCGCCTACCTCGCGCTCGCCGTCGCCGGGGTGACCGCGCTCGCCGCGTGCGGCGGCAGCGGCTTCGAGGACGACCCCGCCGCCGAGGGCGGCGACGACGCCGGCGGTGGTGCCTCCGCGCCCGCCGGCGAGGCCGCCGGCGAGGTGGAGGGCGCCGAGCTGCAGGTCCTCATCGCCTCCAGCGGCGAGGCCGAGACCCAGGCCGTCACCGAGGCCGCCCAGGCGTGGGCGGACGAGAACGGCGCCACCGTCGAGGTGCTGCCCGCGCAGGACATCACGCAGGAGCTGTCGCAGGGCTTCGCCGCCGGCGACCCGCCGGACCTTTTCTACGTCGACGCGGGCGCCTTCGGCGACTACGCCGCCAACGGCAACCTGTACCCCTACGCCGAGCAGCTCGCCGACAACGAGGACTTCTACCCCTCGCTGCGCCAGGCGTTCACCTACGAGGGCACGCAGTACTGCGCCCCGAAGGACTTCTCCACGCTCGCCCTGCAGATCAACACGGCCGCTTGGGAGGCCGCCGGGCTCACCGACGAGGACATCCCCAGCACGTGGGAGGAGCTGCAGGCGGTGGCCGAGCAGCTCACGACCGACGACCAGGCCGGCCTCGTCATCGGCCAGGGCCGCGACCGCGCCGGTGCGTTCCTCGTGCAGAACGGCGGCTGGTGGCTGGACCCCGAGACCGGCGAGGTGACGGCGACGAGCGAGGCGAACGTCGAGGCGCTGCAGTACGTGCAGGGCCTGCTCGAGAGCGGCGTCGCGGTGCTGCCGGCCGAGGTCGACTCCGGGTGGGGCGGCGAGGCGTTCGGGACCGAGCGCGCCGCCATGACCATGGAGGGCAACTGGATCCGCGGGGCCATGAGCAACGACTACCCCGACGTGGAGTACACGGTCGTGGAGCTCCCCGAGGGCCCGGCCGGCAAGGGCACCCTGCAGTTCACGCAGTGCTGGGGCATCGCGGCGGAGTCGCCGGACCAGGCGGCCGCCGTCAGCCTCGTCGAGCACCTCACGTCGCCGGAGCAGCAGATCGCCTTCGCCGAGGCGTTCGGCGTCATGCCGAGCCGCCAGGCCGCGGAGGAGGAGTACGTCGCCGCCTTCCCCGACGACGCCCCTTTCATCGCCGGTGGCGAGTACGGCCAGGGCCCGGTCAACCAGCCCGGCCTCCAGCCTGCGCTCGCCGACCTCGACTCCCAGCTCGCGCAGCTGGAGACGACCGCGCCGGAGCAGATCCTCGAGTCGTTCCAGACCAACGCCGAGGCCGCGCTCCAGCAGTGA
- a CDS encoding YceI family protein: MTDTIETTPAIADLTGTYTIDASHTRVGFTARHAMVTNVRGHFSDVEGTVTVDAANPQNSSASVTVQIASVSTGSADRDAHLRSGDFFDAETYPTMTFRSTGVEDVDVADGTFVLVGDLTIKDVTKPVRIELTFDGSAKDPFGNLRAGFEGKAVVNRKDWGLTWNAALETGGVLVSEKIKLDFDVSLVRNA; encoded by the coding sequence ATGACCGACACCATCGAGACCACGCCGGCGATCGCCGACCTCACCGGTACCTACACGATCGACGCCTCGCACACCCGCGTCGGGTTCACCGCCCGCCACGCGATGGTGACGAACGTGCGCGGCCACTTCTCCGACGTCGAGGGCACCGTGACCGTCGACGCCGCGAACCCGCAGAACAGCTCCGCCTCCGTGACGGTGCAGATCGCGTCGGTGAGCACCGGCTCCGCCGACCGCGACGCCCACCTGCGCTCGGGCGACTTCTTCGACGCGGAGACCTACCCGACCATGACCTTCCGCTCCACCGGCGTGGAGGACGTGGACGTGGCCGACGGCACCTTCGTCCTCGTCGGCGACCTCACCATCAAGGACGTGACCAAGCCCGTCCGCATCGAGCTCACCTTCGACGGCTCGGCCAAGGACCCCTTCGGCAACCTCCGCGCCGGCTTCGAGGGCAAGGCCGTCGTCAACCGCAAGGACTGGGGCCTCACGTGGAACGCCGCGCTCGAGACCGGCGGCGTC
- a CDS encoding ABC transporter ATP-binding protein: MTTPASPPVRPLIRLEHVSKWYGSGSSRFQALDDVSLDVRTGESLAVVGKSGSGKSTLMHVLALLDRPDEGRLLVDGQDATDLRPTQVGRLRNERFGFVFQQFFLVPSATVLDNVVLPLTIAGVPTAERRRRGTAVLEQLQLADKAGNRATALSGGQKQRVVIARALVTEPDVLFADEPTGNLDSTTGALVADELFALNRERGITLVVVTHDEELAARCDRRVLVRDGRLHAHEEVAA; this comes from the coding sequence ATGACAACTCCTGCCTCTCCACCCGTGCGGCCCCTAATCCGCCTGGAGCACGTGTCCAAGTGGTACGGGAGCGGCAGCAGCCGCTTCCAGGCCCTCGACGACGTCAGCCTCGACGTCCGCACCGGCGAGTCCCTCGCCGTCGTCGGCAAGTCCGGTTCCGGCAAGTCGACGCTCATGCACGTCCTCGCCCTGCTCGACCGGCCCGACGAGGGCCGGCTGCTGGTCGACGGCCAGGACGCCACGGACCTGCGCCCGACACAGGTCGGTCGGCTGCGCAACGAGCGCTTCGGCTTCGTCTTCCAGCAGTTCTTCCTCGTGCCGAGCGCGACGGTGCTCGACAACGTCGTGCTGCCGCTCACCATCGCCGGAGTGCCGACGGCGGAGCGCCGCCGCCGCGGCACGGCGGTGCTCGAGCAGCTGCAGCTCGCCGACAAGGCCGGCAACAGGGCGACCGCGCTGTCGGGCGGGCAGAAGCAGCGCGTCGTCATCGCGCGCGCGCTCGTCACCGAGCCGGACGTGCTCTTCGCCGACGAGCCGACCGGCAACCTCGACAGCACGACCGGGGCCCTCGTGGCCGACGAGCTGTTCGCCCTCAACCGCGAGCGCGGCATCACCCTCGTCGTCGTCACGCACGACGAGGAGCTCGCGGCGCGCTGCGACCGCCGGGTCCTCGTCCGGGACGGCCGCCTGCACGCGCACGAGGAGGTGGCGGCGTGA
- a CDS encoding carbohydrate ABC transporter permease, producing the protein MAHGVQQRAADDSRAADPSRPARPPDRRRGGINGRQGLAGWLFVTPTVVVLGLFLFVPIVMALWVSVSDWTGRGSPFSSQVGFVGLDNYAQLFTEPGLTRSDFMTSIRNNIYYVLLVVPAQTVLALFLATVLNNQLLKARGFFRSAFYFPSVTSSVAISLVFLFLFTGTGAVNTVLGWFGIDAPTWFSDARGLLHLLGDGLGLWETGSPPEALTGTQVLGLSLWEWLAGPSVALCVIIILVVWTTTGTFLLMFLAALQDVPVEVEEAALVDGANRWQRFRAVTLPHLRPTVLLVLTLGLIGTWQVFDQIYVMSQGAPAKTTLTPAYLSYFYAFESFQWGIAAAMSFVLFAIIFVLTTLQRWLFRDKDAIAQRRADRRRRKQRKGPHESQAWGLQHANTSTSQTGGGVA; encoded by the coding sequence ATGGCCCACGGCGTGCAGCAGCGAGCCGCCGACGACAGCCGGGCGGCGGACCCGTCCCGGCCCGCCCGCCCGCCCGACCGCCGCAGGGGCGGCATCAACGGCCGACAGGGCCTGGCCGGCTGGCTGTTCGTGACCCCCACGGTCGTCGTGCTCGGCCTCTTCCTCTTCGTGCCCATCGTCATGGCGCTGTGGGTCTCGGTGAGCGACTGGACGGGCCGCGGCAGCCCGTTCTCCTCGCAGGTCGGCTTCGTGGGCCTCGACAACTACGCGCAGCTGTTCACCGAGCCCGGGCTCACGCGCAGCGACTTCATGACGAGCATCCGCAACAACATCTACTACGTGCTGCTCGTCGTGCCGGCGCAGACCGTGCTCGCGCTCTTCCTCGCGACGGTCCTCAACAACCAGCTGCTGAAGGCGCGCGGCTTCTTCCGCAGCGCCTTCTACTTCCCCTCGGTGACGAGCTCGGTGGCGATCAGCCTCGTCTTCCTCTTCCTCTTCACCGGCACCGGGGCGGTCAACACCGTGCTCGGCTGGTTCGGCATCGACGCGCCGACGTGGTTCTCCGACGCGCGCGGCCTGCTGCACCTGTTGGGCGACGGGCTCGGGCTGTGGGAGACGGGCTCGCCCCCGGAGGCGCTCACCGGTACCCAGGTGCTCGGCCTCTCGCTGTGGGAGTGGCTCGCCGGCCCCAGCGTGGCCCTGTGCGTGATCATCATCCTCGTCGTCTGGACCACGACGGGCACGTTCCTCCTCATGTTCCTCGCCGCGCTGCAGGACGTCCCGGTCGAGGTCGAGGAGGCGGCCCTGGTCGACGGGGCCAACCGCTGGCAGCGCTTCCGCGCCGTCACGCTGCCGCACCTGCGACCGACCGTGCTCCTCGTGCTGACTCTCGGCCTCATCGGCACGTGGCAGGTCTTCGACCAGATCTACGTGATGTCGCAGGGGGCACCGGCCAAGACGACGCTCACCCCGGCCTACCTGTCGTACTTCTACGCCTTCGAGTCGTTCCAGTGGGGCATCGCGGCGGCCATGTCGTTCGTGCTCTTCGCGATCATCTTCGTCCTCACGACACTGCAGCGCTGGCTGTTCCGCGACAAGGACGCCATCGCCCAGCGCAGGGCGGACCGGCGTCGCCGCAAGCAGCGCAAGGGCCCCCACGAGAGCCAGGCGTGGGGCCTGCAGCACGCCAACACCTCGACCAGCCAGACCGGAGGAGGAGTCGCATGA
- a CDS encoding TetR/AcrR family transcriptional regulator produces MSQADPEGGVPPAVQAPRNARGLATARRIHRSAVRLAAEGGLDALTVDAVCADAGISQRTFFHHYPTKDDALLGLELPSIARERAHRYLSDPTVPVLAGAVALIDLPAGAGEDPATHAAQLRLLAGSPQLQARQAARFLPILGELRGLVRLRLEALARADGRTVDAAELDAQADVVTALGAALVNTAARRVVDSPDAGLPDLASVVDPLRPVWDRLV; encoded by the coding sequence GTGAGCCAGGCGGACCCCGAGGGTGGCGTCCCGCCCGCCGTGCAGGCCCCGCGGAACGCGCGCGGGCTGGCGACGGCGCGGCGGATCCACCGCTCGGCGGTCCGCCTGGCCGCCGAGGGCGGGCTGGACGCGCTGACGGTCGACGCCGTCTGCGCCGACGCCGGCATCAGCCAGCGGACGTTCTTCCACCACTACCCGACGAAGGACGACGCCCTCCTCGGCCTCGAGCTGCCCTCGATCGCGCGGGAACGGGCGCACCGCTACCTCAGCGACCCGACCGTCCCGGTCCTCGCGGGAGCCGTCGCCCTCATCGACCTGCCGGCGGGGGCGGGGGAGGACCCCGCGACGCACGCCGCCCAGCTGCGGCTGCTCGCGGGGTCCCCGCAGCTGCAGGCGCGCCAGGCCGCCCGCTTCCTGCCGATCCTCGGCGAGCTGCGTGGGCTGGTCCGGCTCCGGCTGGAGGCGCTCGCCCGGGCGGACGGGCGGACGGTCGACGCCGCGGAGCTCGACGCCCAGGCCGACGTCGTGACCGCGCTCGGGGCCGCGCTCGTCAACACCGCCGCGCGTCGCGTGGTCGACTCCCCCGACGCGGGCCTGCCGGACCTCGCGTCCGTCGTCGACCCGCTGCGGCCGGTCTGGGACCGCCTCGTCTGA